The Sulfurospirillum deleyianum DSM 6946 nucleotide sequence GCAGTTTATTACCTGTGCGTTCTGAACGATAGGATGCCCATCAGAGGTCATCAGCTTAGCATTTCTACTCAGCATACAATCATCGCCTATTGTTAATGTTATATCTTTTTCTTTTGCAGAGAGATAACATCCATCACCTATAATTGAATTTTTGCCTATTATTATTTGACAATTATCGCCAACTATTTCTATAAAAGAACCGTTCATCTTGACACCATTTTTGATATGCAAGGTGTTGTTTGATCCTTTAATGACGACTTTTGTTTTAGATATTTTTATAGTGCCATCAACTAATATTTTATTGTTCTGTCCCTTTATTTTGATTTTATTTTTTAATGTTTGAAAAAACGTTAATTGATTCATGTTTGTTCTTTATGTATTAGATTTTGTTCACAACCCATTGAAATAAGCGTTTTTAAACATAGCACATCACTTTTGAAACTCTTGATATTTCAAGGGGTCATACAAGAAGTCTAATGTAAAATGTCTCTATTTGTCAAGTAAAATATAAAATTAAAAGGCTCAGGTTTCTATTCTTAACGTTTGGCAATTTTAGTATAAGAAGTAAATGCAACTTCCAGAAGAACACCTCACATGTAAAACGTAAAAACATAAAATTTTACTATGTTTTTACGTCACTCATCTACTTCAATTCCCACAAAAAGCCTCTTAGTTTAAAATCAAACAAAAAAATATAAATTAAAATTCGTCTTTCAAATTTACATAAAATTTACATAGCTTTCCTAAGATACCACTATCAAATCTTATGAAAAGGATGAAAGATGACTCAAATGCTTAGCCGAAGAGGCTTTCTCAAGCTCTCTTCTACTGCAGCAGCCGTTGCAGGTTTTTCGAGCATCCCTGGAACTTTAGGTGCCATGGATGAGATCAAAAAACAGTACAAGGGCAACACAAAATTTACACCGAGTATTTGTGAAATGTGTACGAGTTCTTGTACCATCGAAGCACGTGTGGAAGATGGAAAAGGGATGTTCATTCGTGGCAATCCAAAGGATAAAAGCCGTGGGGGAAAAGTGTGTGCGA carries:
- a CDS encoding acyltransferase translates to MNQLTFFQTLKNKIKIKGQNNKILVDGTIKISKTKVVIKGSNNTLHIKNGVKMNGSFIEIVGDNCQIIIGKNSIIGDGCYLSAKEKDITLTIGDDCMLSRNAKLMTSDGHPIVQNAQVINCAKDIILSDKIWIADNVVILKGVHIGANSVIGIGSVLTKSIPCNAIAAGNPAKIVKEGISWEH